The Salvia miltiorrhiza cultivar Shanhuang (shh) chromosome 1, IMPLAD_Smil_shh, whole genome shotgun sequence genome has a window encoding:
- the LOC131023582 gene encoding uncharacterized protein LOC131023582 has protein sequence MLANGGAADQYDEYLRIAESTSLDCMGRFCAVVILRFDTEIVQWHGTKHTLELIRGSRSTIILEAVASQDLWIWHAFFGTPGANNDINVLNSSTLFHDQLEGRAPPVTFQVNNSFYQKGYYLTNGIYPNWPMFVKSPTHHIDEKSKRFKVMQEAARKDIERAFGVLQAQWAIIKGPVCLWSKAEFSDIMFTCIILHNMIVQDEGDHAIKWADESNDEASSSSAAARPHRGAPPEFRQYVAREASIRDAEMHARLTLDLKEHIWSRFGPVDH, from the exons ATGCTAGCAAATGGTGGAGCAGCTGACCAGTACGACGAGTACCTACGGATTGCGGAGTCTACTTCGTTGGATTGCATGGGCCGCTTCTGTGCGGTGGTCATCCTACGCTTCGACACGGA aattgtCCAGTGGCATGGCACGAAGCATACACTCGAGTTGATCAGGGGGAGCCGATCGACTATAATCCTTGAAGCTGTCGCCTCCCAAGATTTATGGATCTGGCACGCATTCTTTGGGACTCCTGGTgcaaacaacgacatcaacgtgcttAACTCTTCGACGTTGTTTCACGATCAACTCGAAGGAAGGGCTCCACCGGTCACGTTTCAAGTCAACAATTCTTTCTATCAGAAGGGATACTACTTGACTAACGGTATCTACCCCAATTGGCCTATGTTCGTGAAGAGTCCTACACATCATATAGACGAGAAAAGCAAGAGATTCAAGGTGATGCAGGAAGCTGCTCGCAAGGATATTGAACGAGCATTCGGTGTTCTTCAAGCTCAGTGGGCTATCATCAAAGGACCAGTGTGTCTTTGGAGCAAGGCGGAGTTCAGCGACATCATGTTCACGTGCATAATTTTGCACAATATGATCGTCCAAGACGAAGGTGACCATGCTATAAAATGGGCAGACGAGAGCAATGATGAAGCTTCGAGTAGCTCTGCCGCAGCTCGTCCACACAGAGGGGCTCCGCCGGAGTTTCGCCAATATGTCGCACGCGAAGCATCCATACGAGACGCGGAAATGCATGCTCGCCTCACTTTAGActtgaaggagcacatttggtctcgATTTGGTCCGGTTGACCActag
- the LOC131023449 gene encoding uncharacterized protein LOC131023449 — protein MGAPGIIAAGGVFRDNWAMVRGCFHIKGGVGFAFEAELLAIITAITLAHDRNWLRLWIESDSMYVVKLLESRSSDVPWRFMNLWQNTLRILQDFQLIITHIYREGNQPADIMAHNDRTEGWWPFAINEITLAVARDMSTHSHVRTVLG, from the coding sequence ATGGGCGCACCGGGTATCATTGCAGCAGGCGGTGTCTTTCGGGATAATTGGGCGATGGTTCGTGGCTGTTTTCATATCAAAGGAGGGGTGGGTTTCGCTTTTGAAGCGGAACTTCTGGCGATTATCACCGCTATCACTTTGGCTCATGATAGGAACTGGCTGAGGTTATGGATTGAGTCCGATTCTATGTATGTGGTTAAACTCCTTGAATCTCGCTCTTCAGATGTTCCTTGGCGTTTTATGAATCTTTGGCAGAACACCTTGCGGATTTTACAAGATTTCCAGCTTATTATTACTCATATTTACCGGGAAGGAAATCAACCTGCTGACATTATGGCCCACAACGATCGCACGGAAGGATGGTGGCCGTTTGCTATCAATGAAATTACTTTGGCTGTGGCCAGAGACATGTCCACTCACAGTCATGTGCGTACTGTTCTGGGATAG
- the LOC131006657 gene encoding germin-like protein subfamily 1 member 11, producing the protein MIMKTSRVEFLVFFTILVSSSLLAEAYDPDPLQDFCIAVNDTEATVFVNGKICKDPKSVTADDLYYAGALNESRQVTNSLGTQITLVYDEVLAGLNTQGVAIARLDFDLNGLNPPHEHPRGSEIFLVLEGTLYAGLINSNPANPNDKNPLFAKVLNAGDIFVFPRGLIHFQYNIGKTKAVAIAAFNSQNPGVVTIGKSIFGSEPSVPPHILAKAFQLDDDKLVEHLQSLTWTGNVN; encoded by the exons ATGATCATGAAGACATCGAGAGTTGAGTTTTTGGTATTTTTCACCATTCTTGTTAGTTCTTCGTTGTTAGCGGAAGCATACGATCCTGATCCATTGCAGGATTTTTGCATTGCAGTCAATGACACTGAAGCTACAG TATTTGTGAACGGGAAGATTTGCAAAGACCCAAAGAGCGTGACAGCAGACGACTTGTATTACGCGGGAGCGTTGAATGAGTCGAGACAAGTAACAAATTCTCTAGGGACACAAATAACGTTGGTATACGACGAGGTCCTAGCAGGCCTTAACACTCAGGGAGTGGCCATTGCACGTCTCGACTTCGATCTCAACGGCCTCAATCCGCCCCACGAGCATCCCCGTGGGTCGGAGATATTTCTGGTATTGGAAGGCACGCTCTACGCGGGTCTCATAAACTCCAACCCGGCCAACCCCAACGACAAGAACCCGCTCTTCGCCAAGGTCTTGAATGCTGGAGACATCTTCGTCTTCCCGCGGGGCTTGATTCATTTCCAGTATAACATCGGAAAAACCAAAGCAGTCGCCATTGCTGCTTTCAATAGCCAAAATCCAGGAGTCGTCACCATCGGTAAATCCATCTTCGGATCTGAGCCGTCCGTTCCTCCTCATATTCTCGCCAAAGCATTCCAACTTGATGATGATAAACTTGTCGAGCATCTGCAATCACTCACGTGGACCGGGAATGTCAATTAG